From the genome of Spinacia oleracea cultivar Varoflay chromosome 2, BTI_SOV_V1, whole genome shotgun sequence, one region includes:
- the LOC110800503 gene encoding NAD(P)H-quinone oxidoreductase subunit N, chloroplastic: MATMTSLQYGMPSLNFQQKKLHLSSNLFHCITNPNGVIKNSPETRNGLQKKPGSVVRCSSNNGIGIRDFIGGDLVKFDLGTWLSDVEEHKAIAMYSPHEGGYEGRYLNRLRYQGYHFLDVSARGLGDPETTLTKVHPVCPPHVGKQPIARWWFPPEVDYRLEALPSDAKGLVVWVIEAKVLSKAELQFLAMLPSLRPKVRVIAECGNWRKVMWKPLKEIAGLVPLQEA, translated from the exons ATGGCTACCATGACTTCTTTACAATATGGGATGCCATCCCTCAATTTCCAACAGAAAAAACTGCATTTATCAAGCAACCTATTCCACTGCATCACCAACCCAAATGGTGTGATAAAAAACAGCCCGGAAACCCGAAACGGGCTGCAAAAGAAACCCGGGAGTGTAGTCAGGTGTAGCAGTAACAATGGAATTGGTATAAGGGATTTCATAGGAGGTGATCTTGTGAAGTTTGATTTAGGAACATGGTTATCCGATGTGGAGGAACATAAGGCTATTGCTATGTACAGCCCACATGAGGGTGGATACGAGGGCCGGTACTTGAACCGCCTTCGGTACCAGGGTTACCATTTTCTCGACGTCTCGGCTCGTGGGCTTGGTGACCCGGAAACCACCCTTACAAAAGTTCACCCTGTTTGTCCT CCTCATGTAGGAAAGCAGCCGATAGCGAGGTGGTGGTTTCCTCCAGAAGTTGATTATAGGCTTGAAGCTCTTCCCTCAGATGCTAAGGGCCTTGTTGTCTGGGTCATTGAAGCCAAG GTTCTATCAAAAGCTGAACTGCAATTTCTGGCAATGCTTCCATCCCTTCGACCTAAAGTCAGAGTAATAGCAGAATGTGGCAACTg GAGGAAAGTCATGTGGAAACCTCTCAAAGAGATTGCAGGACTAGTTCCTCTGCAGGAAGCATGA
- the LOC110795154 gene encoding heme-binding-like protein At3g10130, chloroplastic, whose amino-acid sequence MGMILGKITVETPKYEVIKSTNEYEIRKYPASVIAEVTYDPSQMKGGNKDGGFTILANYIGAIGKPQNTTSEKVSMTAPVVTQSSNAAAAAEAIAMTAPVITKGREGEKEEVTMQFILPEKYKKAEEAPKPVDERVVIKQEGERKYGVVKFSGVASDGVVKDKVEGLRIALDKDGFKVIGEYLLARYNPPFTLPFLRTNEVFLPVE is encoded by the coding sequence atgggTATGATCTTAGGCAAAATCACAGTAGAAACCCCAAAATACGAGGTCATAAAATCAACAAACGAGTATGAAATCCGCAAATACCCAGCATCAGTAATTGCAGAGGTAACCTATGATCCATCCCAAATGAAAGGCGGCAATAAAGATGGTGGATTCACCATTTTAGCCAATTATATTGGCGCCATCGGAAAACCCCAAAACACCACGTCGGAAAAAGTGTCCATGACAGCCCCAGTCGTAACACAATCCAGTAACGCCGCGGCGGCGGCGGAGGCGATAGCTATGACGGCGCCGGTGATTACGAAAGGGCGGGAAGGGGAAAAGGAGGAGGTGACAATGCAGtttatattgccggaaaagtATAAGAAGGCGGAGGAGGCGCCGAAGCCGGTGGATGAGAGGGTGGTGATTAAGCAGGAAGGGGAGAGGAAGTATGGGGTGGTGAAGTTTAGTGGGGTGGCGAGTGATGGTGTGGTGAAGGATAAGGTTGAGGGGTTGAGAATTGCATTGGATAAAGATGGGTTTAAGGTGATTGGGGAGTATTTGTTGGCTAGATATAATCCACCTTTTACTTTGCCTTTTCTAAGGACTAATGAAGTTTTTTTACCAGTTGAGTGA